A genomic window from Candidatus Denitrolinea symbiosum includes:
- a CDS encoding methylase (involved in ubiquinone/menaquinone biosynthesis), producing the protein MDHNRVVRKEFSKQAARFGDQGLTLSSQDLLDWIVDSLPLKKEFRVLDVAAGTGHLSRAIAPRVNEVAAIDLTPAMLAQAREEAARQNLTNIVFEEGNAERLPYETGRFDLVASRLALHHFEKPIIPLREMARVCKPDGRLAAIDLMAPEDPKIAATYNSLERSRDPSHTAALSITQMKALFADAGLAIETLETRNVEVDFQRWTQMTGTAPGVTEALKERLLKDLGADSETGMRPFIRNGALKFLQVWAIAVGKKASVAKRA; encoded by the coding sequence ATGGACCATAACAGAGTAGTTCGGAAAGAATTTTCAAAACAAGCCGCGAGGTTTGGAGATCAGGGACTGACGCTCTCCAGCCAGGACCTTCTGGATTGGATCGTGGATTCCCTGCCCCTGAAGAAGGAGTTCCGAGTTTTGGACGTCGCGGCAGGGACGGGACATCTCAGCCGGGCAATCGCTCCCCGCGTCAACGAGGTCGCGGCCATTGACCTTACCCCAGCCATGTTAGCCCAGGCCCGCGAGGAAGCGGCCAGGCAAAATCTGACAAATATCGTTTTTGAAGAGGGCAACGCCGAACGATTACCCTATGAGACGGGACGCTTTGACCTCGTGGCATCACGGCTGGCGCTCCATCATTTCGAGAAGCCCATAATCCCGCTTCGGGAAATGGCCCGGGTGTGCAAGCCAGACGGCAGACTGGCGGCCATTGACCTGATGGCTCCCGAAGATCCAAAAATCGCAGCAACCTACAACAGTCTGGAAAGATCGCGAGACCCATCCCATACAGCCGCATTGTCAATAACCCAAATGAAAGCGCTATTTGCGGACGCTGGCCTGGCGATAGAGACGCTGGAAACCAGGAACGTGGAGGTCGATTTTCAGCGATGGACACAGATGACAGGAACCGCCCCCGGCGTTACGGAAGCGCTCAAAGAAAGGCTGCTGAAAGACCTCGGCGCCGATTCCGAAACAGGCATGAGACCCTTTATAAGAAACGGCGCGCTCAAATTCCTGCAAGTCTGGGCGATCGCCGTTGGAAAAAAGGCCTCTGTCGCAAAACGAGCCTGA
- a CDS encoding translational GTPase TypA, whose product MLSQTLRPENYETMTIERTDLRNIAIIAHVDHGKTTLVDGLLRQSHTFRDNQQVAERVMDSNDLERERGITILAKNTAITIPDPQTGGQVKINIVDTPGHADFGGEVERVMNMVDGVLLLVDAAEGPMPQTRFVLKKALEMGHKAVVVINKVDRKDAEPARVLNDTFDLFIELGATEQQADFPIVYAVATTQRAGLTPDLGPDLSPLFDVILRHIPAPKVDLDAPLQLLVTALGYDDYRGVTAVGRVHAGRIHAGQKLARIQADGSILPEAARYLYTFQGLKKVEVDEVSAGDIVSLAGLEGIAIGETLADPLEPVALPTIKVEEPTVRMTFGVNTSPFTGREGKWGTSRKLRERLFDELRTNVALRVDKTDSAENFLVSGRGELHLGILIETMRREGYEFQVSRPEVIYHKAEDGATLEPYEEVHVETSADTVGVVVEMLGSRRGKMMEMHDTGQGTTRMVFVAPTRGLLGFRYQFLTSTRGMGVMHTIFRGYDEMAGPMNTRNTGSIVAMEAGTTTAYALENAEQRGTLFVGPGVDVYEGMVVGESSRGADLPINVCKKKHLTNTRSSRGDMEIRLTPPRSMSLDEAVEYLADDELLEVTPENFRIRKRILDTESRGKQTKKAKELLEE is encoded by the coding sequence ATGCTTTCCCAGACTCTTCGGCCAGAAAATTATGAAACCATGACCATCGAACGAACCGACCTCCGCAACATCGCCATCATCGCCCACGTGGACCACGGCAAGACCACCCTCGTGGACGGACTCCTGCGTCAATCGCACACCTTCCGCGATAACCAGCAGGTCGCCGAGCGCGTCATGGATTCCAACGACCTCGAACGCGAACGCGGCATCACCATCCTCGCCAAAAATACCGCCATCACCATCCCCGACCCGCAGACGGGCGGACAGGTCAAGATCAACATTGTGGACACGCCCGGTCACGCCGATTTTGGCGGCGAAGTCGAGCGCGTCATGAACATGGTGGACGGCGTCCTCCTCCTCGTCGACGCGGCCGAAGGCCCCATGCCGCAGACCCGCTTCGTCCTCAAGAAGGCCCTCGAGATGGGACACAAAGCCGTCGTGGTCATCAACAAAGTGGATCGCAAAGACGCCGAGCCCGCCCGCGTCCTCAACGACACGTTCGACCTCTTCATCGAACTGGGCGCGACCGAGCAGCAAGCCGACTTCCCCATCGTCTACGCCGTCGCCACCACGCAGCGCGCGGGACTGACGCCGGATCTCGGCCCCGACCTGAGTCCGCTCTTCGACGTGATCCTGCGCCACATCCCCGCGCCCAAAGTGGACCTCGACGCGCCGCTCCAACTGCTCGTCACCGCGCTGGGCTATGACGACTATCGCGGCGTCACCGCGGTCGGGCGCGTCCACGCGGGACGCATCCACGCGGGACAAAAGCTGGCGCGCATCCAGGCGGACGGTTCCATCCTGCCCGAAGCGGCGCGCTACCTCTACACGTTCCAGGGCTTGAAAAAAGTGGAAGTGGACGAAGTCAGCGCGGGCGATATCGTCTCGCTCGCGGGCCTGGAAGGCATCGCCATCGGCGAAACTTTGGCCGACCCGCTGGAACCCGTCGCGCTTCCCACCATCAAAGTCGAAGAGCCGACCGTCCGCATGACGTTTGGCGTCAACACCTCGCCGTTCACGGGACGCGAAGGCAAGTGGGGCACGTCGCGGAAATTAAGGGAGCGTCTCTTTGACGAACTCCGCACGAACGTCGCCCTGCGCGTCGACAAGACCGACTCGGCTGAGAATTTCCTCGTCAGCGGGCGCGGCGAACTGCATTTGGGAATCCTGATCGAAACCATGCGCCGCGAGGGTTACGAGTTCCAGGTCTCGCGGCCGGAGGTCATCTACCACAAGGCGGAGGACGGCGCCACCCTCGAGCCGTACGAGGAAGTCCACGTGGAGACCAGCGCCGACACGGTCGGCGTGGTCGTGGAGATGCTCGGGAGTCGGCGCGGCAAAATGATGGAGATGCACGACACGGGTCAGGGGACGACGCGCATGGTCTTCGTCGCCCCGACGCGCGGCCTGCTGGGATTCCGCTATCAGTTCCTCACCTCCACGCGCGGGATGGGCGTGATGCACACCATCTTCCGCGGCTACGACGAAATGGCCGGGCCGATGAACACGCGCAACACCGGTTCCATCGTCGCGATGGAGGCCGGGACGACCACCGCCTACGCGTTGGAAAACGCCGAGCAGCGCGGTACGCTCTTCGTCGGCCCGGGCGTGGACGTGTACGAGGGCATGGTCGTCGGCGAGAGTTCGCGCGGCGCCGACCTGCCGATCAACGTCTGCAAGAAGAAGCATCTCACCAACACGCGTTCCTCGCGCGGCGATATGGAGATCCGACTCACGCCCCCGCGTTCGATGTCGCTGGACGAGGCGGTGGAATACCTCGCGGACGACGAACTGCTCGAGGTCACGCCCGAAAATTTCCGCATCCGCAAGCGCATCCTCGATACCGAGTCCCGCGGCAAGCAGACGAAGAAGGCGAAAGAATTGCTGGAAGAATGA
- a CDS encoding nitrilase superfamily, with protein sequence MRVCLIPLRIEIRNPSANLRRFQQRLREASPRQPDLVCLPECAFTGYLYDEKDFQRFAEPIPGQTTSAVSALAKEHQCYICFGMLEKTPEGVYSSAVLIAKTGEIVSIHRKIYEQPPFVNGGEVKTVETELGRLSILLCGDLFEDEVRAKLDKRLDALILPLARSFDGKSPDLERWLREERQAYADEVKKTGATGLIVNLLENPSEPEASFGGAMIVDPNGEILAESTHGTDEMLIYDLVPIAPDTAS encoded by the coding sequence ATGCGGGTTTGTCTCATCCCTTTGCGAATCGAAATCAGGAACCCGTCGGCGAATCTGCGGCGTTTCCAGCAAAGGCTGAGGGAAGCCTCGCCGCGTCAACCCGACCTTGTCTGCCTGCCCGAATGCGCGTTCACAGGCTATCTCTACGACGAAAAGGACTTTCAACGGTTCGCGGAACCGATCCCGGGTCAAACCACTTCGGCGGTCTCCGCGCTGGCGAAAGAACATCAATGTTACATCTGCTTCGGCATGTTGGAAAAAACGCCTGAGGGCGTGTATAGCTCCGCTGTTTTGATCGCCAAAACGGGCGAAATTGTATCCATCCACAGGAAAATCTACGAACAGCCTCCTTTCGTCAACGGCGGCGAAGTAAAAACAGTCGAGACGGAGTTGGGGCGTTTGTCAATTCTTCTGTGCGGCGACTTGTTCGAAGATGAAGTACGGGCCAAACTCGACAAACGGTTGGACGCCTTAATCCTTCCGCTGGCGCGAAGTTTCGACGGCAAATCGCCCGATTTGGAAAGATGGTTGAGGGAAGAACGGCAAGCCTATGCCGATGAAGTCAAAAAAACTGGCGCGACTGGATTGATCGTCAACCTGCTCGAAAACCCGTCTGAACCTGAGGCGTCGTTCGGCGGCGCGATGATCGTGGATCCAAACGGCGAAATCCTGGCGGAGTCCACGCACGGCACGGACGAGATGCTGATATACGACCTGGTCCCGATTGCGCCCGATACGGCGTCCTGA
- a CDS encoding DNA repair protein MmcB-related protein has product MYKVDIKGKKLTKLTPKKLGDLGVWERFDVQEWIEKSPDILGEELLVIAKELPLPSGIRLDLLAIDRKANLVIIELKRDDSGDSIEWQAIKYASYCSNFLPDDIFSYYAQYLGTDIDDAQLTIEEFIDEELENLNQKQRLLLVAKDFHPDVLSAVLWLREYELEIKCVRLRSYVDDDGDLFITPDTIIPLPEAKDYIERKEVKQKVSKNPLRSSFSLEKGSFEFGELEQRLKATLSRQSDLTPRFVCLLEILLSEDRVFERNEVKQKLFEKGVGSDIGQSGRYLSGLSQFLTKKSNPHLRQMIEFDSGGEHGEVKDNYHILPEYRQLLESAITEWKKESSEQ; this is encoded by the coding sequence ATGTACAAGGTTGACATTAAGGGCAAGAAATTAACCAAGTTGACCCCGAAAAAATTAGGGGATTTAGGCGTTTGGGAAAGATTTGATGTTCAAGAGTGGATTGAAAAATCACCTGATATTTTAGGTGAAGAATTACTTGTTATTGCAAAAGAACTACCTTTACCGTCAGGAATTCGGCTAGATTTACTTGCTATTGATAGAAAAGCCAACCTTGTTATTATCGAACTCAAAAGAGATGATTCGGGTGACAGCATTGAATGGCAAGCCATAAAATATGCTTCCTATTGCTCCAATTTTCTGCCAGATGATATTTTTTCATATTACGCCCAATATCTCGGAACAGACATTGATGACGCTCAATTAACCATAGAAGAATTTATTGATGAAGAACTTGAAAATCTGAACCAAAAGCAACGGCTTTTACTTGTCGCAAAAGACTTTCATCCTGATGTGTTATCGGCTGTTTTGTGGCTTCGAGAGTACGAACTAGAAATAAAATGTGTTAGGCTTCGGTCTTATGTTGACGATGACGGCGACCTATTTATCACGCCTGATACCATTATTCCTTTACCAGAAGCAAAAGATTACATTGAGCGCAAAGAAGTAAAGCAAAAAGTCAGCAAAAATCCCCTCCGAAGTTCATTCTCGCTTGAAAAAGGAAGTTTTGAGTTTGGTGAATTAGAGCAAAGGTTAAAGGCAACGCTTTCTCGACAGTCAGATTTAACCCCAAGATTTGTTTGTCTGCTTGAAATTTTACTTTCAGAAGATAGAGTTTTTGAGAGAAACGAAGTAAAGCAGAAATTGTTTGAAAAGGGTGTTGGCTCTGATATTGGGCAAAGCGGCAGGTACTTAAGCGGCTTGTCACAATTTCTAACGAAAAAATCAAACCCGCATTTACGTCAAATGATTGAATTTGATTCTGGCGGCGAACACGGTGAAGTAAAAGACAACTACCACATCCTGCCCGAATATCGGCAATTGCTTGAAAGTGCTATAACTGAATGGAAAAAAGAGTCTTCCGAACAATAA
- a CDS encoding ABC-type multidrug transport system, ATPase and permease: MKSLFKLRSYIKPYFWKILLNLFILLVITGLALVVPYILKGVVDEGLLKGETRYLVNAALLLLGLGLTTAVLNFFQRYLSEWVAAHIGYDLRNAMYDRIQYLSFSYHDHAQTGQLITRCIEDVRAIQNFAGGSIIEIIQLVFVTVGVMAALFTADVKLAVIAILPLIPMLMMAVDFGDRVTKLFYKVDLALGDISTRLQENVSGVQVVRAFAREAYETRRFEEVNQAYFKSRVVLIGEWSKVMPTTNLLIALGTILILIFGGQDVLAGKMTIGEIVAFNSFWLMLSAPVQQLAWLVNAAGEAGAGAQRALEILETEPAIQSPKDAEAVPALRGRVEFRNVSLKYQNEKSVALSNIELTVEPNQLVALIGQTGSGKTSLVNLIPRFYDVTEGALLVDGRDVRALDLASFRRQIGIVLQTSLLFSDTIRANIAYGRPDAGEAEIVAAARAAQAHDFITHFPNGYETMVGERGVTLSGGQRQRVAIARALLMDPRILILDDSTSSVDTQTELLIQEALDRLMEGRTTFVIAHRLATVRRADLILVMADGRIVQRGRHDELLAQGGLYKEIHDLQLMQYQPAEETEEAEPQAFQRVRAENLAPDA, encoded by the coding sequence ATGAAATCCCTCTTCAAACTCCGCTCCTACATCAAACCCTATTTCTGGAAGATCCTGCTCAACCTGTTCATCCTTCTCGTAATCACGGGACTGGCGCTCGTCGTCCCGTACATCCTGAAAGGCGTCGTGGACGAGGGCCTGCTCAAAGGCGAGACGCGCTACCTCGTCAACGCGGCGCTGCTGCTGCTCGGTCTCGGCCTGACGACCGCGGTCCTCAACTTCTTTCAGCGTTACCTGTCCGAGTGGGTGGCCGCGCACATCGGCTACGACCTGCGCAACGCGATGTACGACCGCATCCAGTATCTATCGTTTTCCTATCACGACCACGCGCAGACGGGACAGTTGATCACCCGCTGCATCGAAGACGTGCGCGCCATTCAGAACTTCGCGGGCGGCTCCATCATCGAGATCATCCAGCTCGTCTTCGTGACCGTCGGTGTGATGGCCGCCCTCTTTACCGCCGACGTGAAACTGGCGGTTATCGCCATCCTGCCGCTGATTCCCATGCTGATGATGGCGGTTGACTTCGGCGACCGCGTGACGAAACTATTCTACAAAGTGGACCTGGCCCTCGGCGACATCTCCACGCGCTTGCAGGAAAACGTCAGCGGCGTGCAGGTGGTGCGCGCCTTCGCGCGCGAAGCCTACGAAACCCGCCGCTTCGAGGAAGTCAACCAGGCGTACTTTAAATCGCGCGTCGTGCTGATCGGCGAGTGGTCGAAGGTGATGCCCACCACCAACCTGTTGATCGCGCTGGGGACGATTCTCATCCTCATCTTCGGCGGCCAGGACGTGCTGGCGGGCAAAATGACCATCGGCGAGATCGTGGCCTTCAACTCCTTCTGGCTGATGCTGTCCGCCCCCGTCCAGCAGCTGGCGTGGCTGGTCAACGCGGCGGGGGAGGCGGGCGCGGGCGCCCAAAGGGCGCTGGAGATCCTCGAAACGGAACCCGCCATCCAGTCGCCGAAAGACGCGGAGGCCGTCCCCGCTTTGCGCGGCCGCGTCGAGTTCCGCAACGTCTCGCTCAAATATCAAAACGAGAAATCCGTCGCGCTGTCGAATATCGAATTGACCGTGGAACCGAATCAACTCGTCGCGCTGATCGGGCAGACTGGCTCGGGCAAGACCTCGCTCGTGAATCTCATCCCCCGCTTCTACGACGTGACCGAGGGCGCGCTGCTGGTTGACGGCCGCGACGTGCGCGCCCTCGACCTGGCTTCGTTCCGCAGGCAGATCGGGATCGTGCTTCAAACCTCGCTGCTGTTCTCGGACACGATCCGCGCCAACATCGCCTATGGCCGCCCCGACGCGGGCGAGGCGGAGATCGTCGCCGCCGCGCGGGCCGCGCAGGCGCACGACTTCATCACGCATTTCCCGAACGGCTACGAGACGATGGTGGGCGAGCGCGGCGTGACGCTTTCGGGCGGACAGCGCCAGCGCGTCGCCATCGCCCGCGCCCTGCTGATGGACCCGCGCATTTTGATCCTGGACGACTCCACCTCCAGCGTGGACACGCAGACCGAACTGCTCATCCAGGAGGCGCTCGACCGCCTGATGGAAGGGCGCACCACGTTCGTCATCGCGCACCGCCTCGCCACCGTCCGCCGCGCCGACCTGATCCTGGTCATGGCCGACGGGCGAATCGTCCAACGCGGCCGCCACGACGAACTGCTCGCGCAGGGCGGGCTGTACAAGGAAATCCACGACCTGCAATTGATGCAGTACCAACCAGCGGAAGAGACGGAGGAGGCCGAGCCGCAAGCCTTCCAACGCGTCCGCGCCGAAAACCTGGCCCCCGACGCCTGA
- a CDS encoding ABC transporter ATP-binding protein, protein MPPITPPAYVIQSEGQYDKSYDPHVARRLFAFAKPYTGRLALSMLLMLGASAAAVAGPYFVKLAIDNGLTAHNYDALRWIVLAYLAAAVLQWVFIYFRVNIMAWVGQAVIYDVRKQLFERLQELSLGFYSTYSVGRVITRVINDVETLRDFLTWALLAITRDIFTLLLIILVMLDMNLRLALITFSVLPFMALATVYFRRVSRSAYRKVRAAISWVNSVLAENVNGVRVVQAFSRQKYNYSQFADYVNRYHLERSVHAARIASFFSPTVDMLGAIATMLVVWLGGAAVLGEQITAGVLVAFILYIDRFFEPIRDLSRRFNDLQSTMAGGERILALLDAPVEVQDAPDAASLPTLRGDVRFEDVSFHYSDDPTLVLDSVNLDIRAGETVALVGETGAGKTTLVKLLSRFHDPTSGRVLVDGFDLRTATQQSLRSQMGIVLQDPFLFDGSVRENILFGRLEATDEEIASAAEAVGAREFIERLKNGYQTSVEEGGVALSVGQRQLISFARALLADPRILILDEATSSVDTQTEQVIQRALATLFQGRTSFVIAHRLSTITNADRIVVIEGGQVIEQGTHAELLELNGKYAELYRTGFQE, encoded by the coding sequence ATGCCCCCCATCACCCCTCCCGCCTACGTCATCCAATCCGAAGGGCAATACGACAAGTCGTATGACCCGCATGTCGCGCGCCGCCTGTTCGCTTTTGCCAAACCCTATACTGGACGGCTGGCGCTGTCCATGCTTCTCATGCTCGGCGCGTCCGCCGCGGCTGTGGCGGGACCGTACTTCGTCAAACTCGCCATTGACAACGGTCTGACCGCCCACAACTACGACGCCCTGCGCTGGATCGTCCTCGCGTATCTGGCTGCGGCGGTGCTGCAATGGGTCTTCATCTATTTCCGCGTCAACATCATGGCCTGGGTGGGGCAGGCCGTCATCTACGACGTGCGCAAGCAGTTGTTCGAGCGTTTGCAGGAACTCTCGCTCGGCTTCTATAGTACCTACTCGGTGGGACGCGTCATCACGCGCGTGATCAACGACGTGGAGACCCTGCGCGACTTCCTGACCTGGGCGCTGCTCGCCATCACCCGCGACATCTTCACCCTGCTCCTCATCATCCTCGTCATGCTCGACATGAACCTGCGGCTGGCGCTCATCACCTTTAGCGTCCTGCCCTTCATGGCGCTGGCGACCGTCTATTTCCGACGCGTCTCGCGTTCCGCCTATCGCAAAGTGCGCGCCGCCATTTCGTGGGTCAACTCGGTGCTGGCGGAAAACGTGAACGGCGTGCGCGTGGTGCAGGCCTTCTCGCGCCAGAAATATAACTACAGCCAGTTTGCCGATTACGTCAACCGCTACCACCTCGAACGTTCGGTCCACGCGGCGCGCATCGCCTCGTTCTTCAGTCCCACCGTGGACATGCTGGGCGCCATCGCCACGATGCTCGTCGTCTGGTTGGGCGGTGCGGCCGTCCTCGGCGAGCAGATCACCGCGGGCGTCCTCGTCGCCTTCATCCTCTACATTGACCGCTTCTTCGAGCCGATCCGCGACCTCAGCCGCCGCTTCAACGACCTCCAATCCACGATGGCGGGCGGGGAACGCATCCTCGCTTTGTTGGACGCGCCCGTGGAAGTGCAGGACGCGCCCGACGCCGCCTCCCTCCCGACCCTGCGCGGGGACGTCCGCTTCGAGGACGTTTCCTTCCACTATTCGGACGACCCCACCCTCGTGCTGGACTCCGTCAACCTCGACATCCGCGCGGGCGAGACGGTGGCCCTCGTCGGCGAGACGGGCGCGGGCAAGACCACCCTCGTCAAACTCCTCTCCCGCTTCCACGACCCGACCTCGGGCCGCGTCCTCGTGGACGGTTTTGACCTGCGGACGGCGACTCAGCAGTCCCTCCGCAGCCAGATGGGGATCGTGTTGCAGGACCCCTTCCTGTTCGACGGCAGCGTTCGGGAGAATATCCTATTCGGCCGTCTCGAAGCGACCGACGAGGAGATCGCGTCCGCGGCGGAGGCGGTGGGCGCGCGCGAGTTCATCGAACGGCTGAAGAACGGCTACCAGACCTCGGTCGAGGAGGGAGGCGTGGCGCTCTCGGTCGGACAGCGTCAACTCATCTCGTTCGCCCGCGCGCTGCTGGCCGATCCCCGCATTTTGATCCTGGACGAGGCCACCTCCAGCGTGGACACGCAGACCGAGCAGGTCATCCAGCGCGCGCTGGCGACGTTGTTTCAGGGGCGCACTTCGTTCGTCATCGCGCACCGCCTGTCCACCATCACCAACGCCGACCGCATCGTGGTGATCGAAGGCGGACAGGTGATCGAGCAGGGGACGCACGCCGAACTGCTCGAACTGAACGGCAAGTACGCCGAGTTGTATCGAACGGGGTTTCAGGAGTAG
- a CDS encoding cys-tRNA(pro)/cys-tRNA(cys) deacylase, producing the protein MTKLSASAQKIQDLLRELGYDYVVLERAESTRTAQEAADRAGCELGQIVKSLIFRGKGSGKPILVLTSGANRVDEKRIAEYAGEAIGKADADFARAVTGFAIGGVPPIGHPEKIETYLDEDFLQYETVWAAAGTPNAIFELKTVDLQKMTGGKTVRVK; encoded by the coding sequence ATGACTAAACTTTCCGCTTCCGCTCAAAAAATCCAAGACCTGCTGAGGGAACTCGGCTACGATTACGTCGTCCTCGAGCGCGCCGAGTCGACGCGCACCGCGCAGGAGGCCGCCGACCGCGCCGGCTGCGAACTGGGGCAGATCGTCAAGTCGCTGATCTTCCGCGGCAAGGGATCGGGCAAGCCGATCCTGGTTCTCACCAGCGGCGCGAACCGCGTGGACGAGAAGCGCATCGCCGAATACGCGGGCGAAGCCATCGGCAAGGCCGACGCGGACTTCGCGCGCGCCGTCACCGGGTTCGCGATCGGCGGCGTGCCGCCCATCGGCCATCCCGAAAAAATCGAAACCTACCTCGACGAAGATTTTCTGCAATACGAAACCGTCTGGGCTGCGGCTGGAACTCCCAACGCGATCTTCGAGTTAAAGACTGTAGATTTGCAGAAAATGACAGGCGGCAAAACGGTACGAGTGAAATAG
- a CDS encoding class I SAM-dependent methyltransferase, giving the protein MTDPQRIIYQTEADRYEALIAREDYQGNILRTLERIVPGLDGRVVLDLGAGTGRLARLLVPRAKFVRAFDESAEMLRVCRAKLSATGRVNWTVDAADHRRLPVDDASADLVVSGWSVSYLAVWGDEQWRANLSEWLGEMKRVLRRGRPVVLFESLGTGHESPFRLPHLANFYPWLDEVGFQFEWIRTDYKFESFDEAESLARFFFGDEMGDQVRKNNWVILPECTGVWRLTL; this is encoded by the coding sequence ATGACCGATCCCCAGCGAATCATCTATCAGACCGAAGCCGACCGCTACGAGGCCCTCATCGCGCGCGAGGACTATCAGGGCAACATCCTGCGGACGCTCGAACGGATCGTCCCCGGCCTCGACGGGCGCGTCGTCCTGGACCTCGGCGCGGGGACGGGACGCCTGGCGCGGCTGCTCGTCCCGCGCGCGAAATTCGTCCGCGCCTTCGACGAATCCGCCGAGATGCTGCGCGTCTGCCGCGCCAAACTCTCCGCGACGGGACGCGTCAACTGGACTGTGGACGCGGCCGACCACCGCCGCCTGCCCGTGGACGACGCCTCCGCCGACCTCGTCGTCTCGGGCTGGAGCGTCAGTTACCTCGCCGTGTGGGGAGACGAACAGTGGCGCGCGAACCTGTCCGAGTGGCTGGGGGAGATGAAACGCGTCTTACGGCGCGGCCGGCCTGTGGTCCTGTTTGAATCGCTCGGCACGGGACACGAGTCGCCGTTCCGCCTCCCGCATCTCGCGAACTTCTATCCCTGGCTGGACGAAGTCGGATTCCAGTTCGAGTGGATCCGCACCGATTACAAGTTCGAGTCGTTCGACGAGGCGGAAAGTCTCGCGCGCTTTTTCTTCGGCGACGAGATGGGCGACCAGGTCCGAAAAAATAACTGGGTCATCCTGCCCGAATGTACGGGCGTGTGGCGGTTGACGTTGTGA
- a CDS encoding magnesium transporter, translated as MALPNDILEKTVNDLTEMIKSHNFNGLQGQIKNWSATDIADLMEPLSAEKQAVLFRLLPRELAAKVFSYLPGERQEELLKAMATGEVASLFNAMSPDDRTSILEEMPANVIQHLLNLLSPEERAVASTLLGYKEDSVGRMMTPDFVRLRQQWTVERALDHIRRYGRDSETMSMTYVIDEENRLVDDLRIRQILLAAPETLISDLMDRRFVSLKATDNREAAVELFKDTDLIALPVTDTQGILIGIVTVDDILDVVEEEATEDIQKIGGSEALDEPYMKITLPRMVRKRATWLIILFLSEMLTATAMGKYENEIAKAVVLSIFVPLVISSGGNSGSQASTLIIRAMALGEVHLRDWWRVMRREILSGLSLGAILGAIGFIRISAWATLFGAYGEHWLMLALTVGVALVGIVLWGTLAGSMLPILLRRVGLDPATSSAPFVATLVDVSGLVIYFSVASVILRGTLL; from the coding sequence ATGGCTTTACCAAACGATATTCTCGAAAAAACCGTCAACGACCTGACGGAGATGATCAAGTCGCACAATTTCAACGGCTTGCAGGGGCAGATCAAAAACTGGTCCGCAACCGACATCGCGGATCTAATGGAGCCGTTATCGGCGGAAAAGCAGGCGGTGCTTTTCCGCCTGCTGCCGCGTGAACTGGCCGCCAAGGTTTTTTCGTACCTGCCCGGCGAGCGCCAGGAGGAACTGCTCAAAGCGATGGCGACGGGGGAAGTAGCCAGCCTGTTCAATGCCATGTCGCCGGACGACCGCACCTCCATTTTGGAGGAGATGCCGGCCAACGTCATTCAGCATTTGCTCAATTTGTTGTCGCCGGAGGAGCGCGCTGTCGCCTCCACCCTGCTCGGCTACAAGGAAGACAGCGTGGGGCGCATGATGACGCCCGACTTCGTCCGCCTCCGCCAGCAATGGACGGTGGAACGCGCCCTCGACCACATCCGCCGCTACGGCCGGGACAGCGAGACCATGAGCATGACCTACGTGATCGACGAGGAGAACCGCCTGGTGGACGACCTCCGCATCCGCCAGATCCTGCTCGCGGCGCCCGAAACCCTCATCTCCGATCTAATGGACAGGCGTTTCGTCTCCTTGAAGGCCACCGATAACCGCGAGGCGGCGGTGGAGCTCTTCAAAGACACAGACTTGATCGCCCTGCCGGTGACCGATACGCAGGGCATCCTGATCGGAATCGTCACCGTGGACGACATCCTCGACGTGGTGGAAGAGGAAGCCACCGAGGATATTCAGAAGATCGGCGGCTCCGAAGCGCTGGACGAGCCATACATGAAGATCACCCTGCCGCGCATGGTCCGAAAACGCGCCACCTGGCTCATTATCCTCTTCTTAAGCGAGATGTTGACGGCAACCGCCATGGGCAAATACGAAAACGAAATCGCCAAGGCGGTGGTGCTGTCCATTTTTGTCCCCCTGGTGATCTCCAGCGGCGGGAACTCCGGCTCGCAAGCCTCCACCCTCATCATCCGGGCTATGGCTTTGGGAGAAGTCCATTTACGCGATTGGTGGCGGGTGATGCGGCGCGAGATCCTTTCGGGCTTGTCGCTCGGCGCGATCCTGGGAGCGATCGGCTTCATCCGCATTTCTGCCTGGGCAACGCTGTTCGGCGCTTACGGGGAACATTGGCTGATGCTGGCCCTGACGGTCGGCGTCGCGCTGGTGGGGATCGTGCTGTGGGGAACGCTGGCGGGTTCGATGCTGCCCATCCTGCTCCGCCGCGTCGGTCTCGACCCGGCGACCTCGTCCGCGCCGTTCGTCGCCACGCTGGTGGACGTCTCCGGGCTGGTCATTTACTTCTCGGTGGCCTCGGTGATCCTGCGCGGCACATTGCTTTAA